The Bos indicus x Bos taurus breed Angus x Brahman F1 hybrid chromosome 13, Bos_hybrid_MaternalHap_v2.0, whole genome shotgun sequence genome includes a region encoding these proteins:
- the LRRN4 gene encoding leucine-rich repeat neuronal protein 4, whose product MWWALLLLLPCAIAPRPSQAGPLQNSLVFRITQQGPWGSGAGNSTVSPCEWLPVAGVTTLTFVNRGLERLPGCLPRALRSLDGSHNLLRALSAPELGHLPQLQVLTLRHNRITALGWGPGAPAGLHSLDLSYNLLATLPPCTGPALPGLRALALAGNPLRALQPGAFACFPELRLLNLSYTKLGRGDHEDIADATFAGVGGAPLAALQVLDLSGTFLPRVRSGWIRNLPRLTSLYLRKMPRLRSLEGDIFKMTPDLQHLDCQHSPALSSVHTYIFQDTPHLRVLHFQNCNLSSFHPWNLHSSQVLSINLFGNPLTCSCELSWLLMDAKRIVLSRAADIVCKPAAGSSGTFSAPLLLSQLPSVCHSDQNTTLLDSNPPSSVISTHTPSAQGSSTLRSTTPSTTPAGGQQSVTRFPSLPVDSPTRAARLRYSLAKDGATPSTTVSPTGSSNSGDPPKSVSTAWAEHQEYATGLILEPSSSAASIPWASRHPGLSPASRESVSLPQPAWETRATLQSPHPPPSEGGIPVLLQDDSREEEEEESGKEEVGAPAWDVPCDYHPCRHLQTPCAELQRRWRCRCPGLSGEDTLPEPPKLQAVAETTDTTALVRWCAPNSVVRAYQIRYAPEGWPGNQSVVGDVCATARQHALHGLLPATAYRVCVLAANGAGLSQRGACAAFTTGRSPVLITAALGSAGGLLLVSTALLATGLCRRGRTPRTPPCHTQLLAYRNPAFGPVPEAPLSQEAVH is encoded by the exons ATGTGgtgggccctgctgctgctgctgccttgcGCGATAGCGCCGCGACCCAGCCAGGCGGGGCCGCTCCAGAACAGCCTTGTTTTCCGGATCACTCAGCAGGGCCCCTGGGGGAGCGGGGCCGGTAACTCCACGGTCTCGCCCTGCGAGTGGCTCCCAGTCGCGGGGGTCACGACCCTGACTTTCGTGAACCGTGGCCTAGAGCGCCTGCCCGGCTGCCTGCCGCGCGCGCTGCGCAGCCTCGACGGCAGCCACAACCTGCTTCGCGCCTTGAGCGCTCCGGAGTTGGGCCACCTGCCGCAGTTACAGGTGCTGACACTGCGCCACAACCGCATCACTGCGCTGGGTTGGGGTCCCGGAGCGCCCGCAGGGCTGCACTCCCTCGACCTCAGCTACAACCTGCTGGCCACCCTGCCGCCGTGCACCGGGCCCGCGCTGCCCGGTCTCCGCGCGCTGGCCCTGGCCGGGAACCCGCTGCGGGCGCTGCAGCCCGGGGCCTTCGCCTGTTTTCCCGAGCTGCGCCTGCTCAACCTGTCCTACACCAAGCTGGGCCGCGGTGACCACGAGGACATCGCCGACGCTACCTTCGCGGGGGTGGGCGGCGCGCCCCTGGCCGCCCTCCAGGTGCTGGATCTCAGTGGCACATTCCTCCCCCGCG TTCGGTCGGGATGGATCAGAAACCTGCCACGGCTCACGTCGCTCTACCTGAGGAAGATGCCAAGGCTGAGGAGCCTAGAGGGGGACATTTTCAAGATGACCCCTGACCTGCAGCATTTGGATTGTCAACATTCGCCAGCACTTAGCTCTGTCCATACATATATCTTTCAAGACACGCCTCACCTACGAGTCCTTCATTTCCAGAA CTGCAACTTGAGTTCCTTCCATCCTTGGAACTTGCATTCCTCCCAGGTCCTGTCCATCAACCTCTTCGGCAACCCTCTCACTTGCAGTTGTGAGTTGTCCTGGCTCCTCATGGATGCAAAGAGGATTGTCCTAAGCAG GGCGGCAGACATTGTGTGCAAACCAGCTGCAGGATCCAGTGGTACCTTCTCAGCCCCTCTTTTGCTGTCCCAGCTACCAAGTGTGTGCCATTCGGATCAAAACACCACCCTCCTTGATTCCAACCCACCCTCCTCAGTCATCTCCACCCACACACCATCTGCTCAGGGTTCCTCCACCTTGCGGAGCACAACACCCTCCACCACACCTGCGGGAGGCCAACAGAGCGTCACCagatttccctccctccctgtggATTCCCCTACACGAGCAGCCAGGCTGCGGTACAGCCTTGCCAAGGATGGGGCCACTCCCTCAACTACTGTCTCTCCAACAGGTTCAAGCAACTCTGGCGACCCACCTAAGTCTGTGAGCACAGCCTGGGCAGAGCACCAAGAATATGCTACCGGGCTTATCCTGGAGCCTAGTAGCTCAGCGGCCTCCATCCCATGGGCCAGCAGACACCCTGGTCTCTCCCCTGCCTCCCGGGAGTCAGTGAGCCTGCCCCAGCCCGCCTGGGAGACTCGAGCCACCCTGCAGTCTCCCCACCCGCCTCCTTCCGAGGGCGGGATTCCTGTCCTGCTGCAGGACGactccagggaggaggaggaggaggagagcggAAAAGAGGAGGTAGGGGCGCCAGCCTGGGATGTACCCTGCGATTACCACCCCTGCAGGCACCTCCAGACACCGTGCGCAGAGCTTCAGCGGCGCTGGCGGTGCCGGTGCCCCGGCCTCAGCGGAGAAGACACCCTGCCAGAGCCTCCCAAGCTGCAGGCGGTGGCGGAGACCACCGACACGACGGCACTCGTGCGCTGGTGCGCCCCCAACTCAGTGGTGCGCGCCTACCAAATCCGCTACGCACCAGAGGGCTGGCCAGGGAACCAGTCGGTGGTGGGGGACGTATGTGCCACCGCGCGCCAGCACGCCCTGCATGGGCTGTTACCGGCCACCGCCTACCGGGTGTGCGTCCTGGCGGCCAACGGCGCGGGGCTGAGCCAGCGCGGGGCGTGCGCCGCCTTCACCACCGGGCGCAGCCCGGTGCTCATCACAGCGGCGCTGGGCTCCGCTGGCGGCCTGCTGCTAGTCAGTACAGCGCTGCTGGCCACCGGTCTCTGCCGCCGGGGCCGGACGCCACGCACCCCGCCCTGCCACACGCAGCTGCTGGCCTACCGCAACCCCGCCTTCGGCCCTGTGCCCGAAGCCCCGCTCTCACAGGAAGCGGTTCACTGA